In a genomic window of Candidatus Atribacteria bacterium ADurb.Bin276:
- the rpsE gene encoding 30S ribosomal protein S5: protein MQKVKPEGLELQERLISVSRVSKVVKGGKRFGFRAIVAVGNGDGVVGLGIGKAKEVPDAVRKAVERAKKSLFSFPRRKMTITHEVLGKYGAGSVVMKPASPGTGVIAGGPVRAIMEVAGIRDILTKSLGTNNPVNVAHATLQGLMSLKDPREVAHLREKNSQDFFERV, encoded by the coding sequence ATGCAGAAAGTGAAGCCAGAAGGGCTTGAGCTTCAAGAAAGATTAATATCAGTTAGTCGAGTGAGCAAGGTCGTAAAGGGAGGAAAGCGATTTGGTTTCAGGGCAATTGTGGCAGTGGGAAATGGTGACGGAGTAGTTGGCTTAGGAATTGGAAAAGCTAAAGAAGTACCAGATGCTGTCCGCAAAGCGGTTGAGAGGGCCAAAAAATCACTTTTTTCTTTCCCAAGACGAAAGATGACAATTACCCATGAAGTGCTGGGGAAATATGGAGCGGGTTCAGTGGTGATGAAACCAGCTTCGCCCGGAACCGGTGTGATTGCCGGAGGTCCAGTACGAGCCATTATGGAAGTTGCCGGTATTCGTGATATATTGACCAAGTCATTAGGAACCAACAATCCTGTTAACGTTGCCCACGCTACTTTGCAGGGATTAATGAGCCTCAAAGATCCTCGGGAAGTAGCACATTTGAGAGAAAAAAATTCCCAGGATTTTTTTGAAAGAGTATAG
- the rpmD gene encoding 50S ribosomal protein L30: protein MTKKLLKITLKKSVIGRLKSHRRTVQSLGLRKINHSVIHDDNPSIRGMVNKISYLLEVENIEGEETASE, encoded by the coding sequence ATGACTAAAAAATTACTGAAAATTACCCTAAAAAAAAGTGTGATTGGGAGATTAAAGTCACACCGACGAACTGTACAATCATTGGGACTCAGAAAAATAAATCATAGTGTCATTCATGATGATAACCCCTCTATTCGAGGCATGGTCAACAAGATTTCATATCTCTTAGAGGTTGAAAATATCGAAGGAGAGGAGACGGCTTCGGAATGA
- the rpsD gene encoding 30S ribosomal protein S4, with protein sequence MSRYTDAKCRLCRRQGVKLFLKGPRCMTPKCAFEKRPFAPGMSRGSRRRLSDYGVQLREKQKVRFIYGISERQFNNYFEKANRIPGVTGENFLRLLEKRLDNVVFRGGMADSRSDARQMVLHRHFKVNGKIVNIPSFMVSVGDKIELTDVGKQHKKIKEIIDEKEQLNPPSWLEFQPEQFTFAVVREPNRDDIDYQVEESLIVEFYSK encoded by the coding sequence ATGTCCAGATATACCGATGCAAAATGCAGATTATGCCGGCGACAGGGAGTGAAGTTATTTTTAAAGGGGCCCCGTTGCATGACTCCTAAGTGTGCTTTTGAAAAAAGGCCCTTTGCACCAGGAATGAGTCGAGGCTCACGAAGACGTCTCTCTGATTATGGTGTACAATTAAGAGAGAAGCAAAAAGTTCGTTTTATTTATGGAATTTCAGAACGACAATTTAATAATTATTTTGAAAAGGCGAATCGTATTCCAGGAGTTACCGGTGAAAACTTCTTGCGTCTATTAGAGAAGCGTTTGGATAACGTCGTTTTCCGAGGAGGAATGGCTGACTCAAGAAGTGATGCTCGGCAAATGGTGCTCCATCGCCATTTTAAAGTGAATGGGAAAATTGTCAATATCCCGTCTTTTATGGTTTCAGTGGGAGATAAGATTGAATTAACTGATGTTGGTAAACAGCATAAAAAGATCAAAGAGATTATTGATGAAAAGGAACAACTCAATCCACCTAGCTGGTTAGAATTTCAACCAGAACAATTCACTTTCGCAGTAGTCCGAGAACCGAATCGGGATGATATTGATTATCAGGTAGAGGAATCTTTGATCGTTGAGTTTTACTCCAAGTAA
- the rplO gene encoding 50S ribosomal protein L15, which yields MKINDLKPQDRSFHRSKRVGRGVGSGHGKNAGRGENGQKSRSGTHISAHFEGGQMPFVRRIPKRGFRPLNREEYQIVNLSQLNRFEPGTEITKELLKEAGLIESTSLKLKILAKGELNKVITVHSDAFSKKAKSLIEEKGGKAEVL from the coding sequence ATGAAAATTAATGACCTCAAACCACAGGATAGATCTTTCCATCGCAGTAAAAGAGTTGGACGAGGAGTTGGGTCAGGCCATGGGAAAAATGCTGGCCGGGGTGAAAATGGACAAAAATCCCGATCTGGAACCCATATCAGTGCGCATTTTGAAGGAGGGCAAATGCCCTTTGTTCGCCGGATACCAAAACGAGGGTTTCGTCCCTTAAATCGAGAAGAATACCAGATTGTTAATCTGTCGCAACTAAATCGTTTTGAACCGGGAACAGAAATTACTAAGGAGCTTCTTAAAGAAGCTGGTCTTATAGAAAGTACCTCTCTCAAATTAAAAATTCTTGCCAAGGGAGAACTGAATAAAGTTATAACTGTTCATTCAGATGCTTTTTCAAAAAAAGCCAAGTCCCTCATTGAAGAAAAGGGCGGAAAAGCCGAGGTGCTTTAA
- the rplF gene encoding 50S ribosomal protein L6 yields the protein MSRIGKKAIVVPSGVNIEIDGLSVRVKGPKGLLERQFHPRMKIVKEVNEIKVVPQGETKLDKSLHGLTRTLIANMVHGVSDGFEKSLELVGVGYKAQKKGDTLVMNLGFSHPVEIVPPSGISFDVEGQIIKVKGANKEQVGQVAADIRKIRKPEPYKGTGIKYINEFVRRKQGKTTAK from the coding sequence ATGTCACGCATAGGAAAAAAAGCGATCGTTGTTCCTTCGGGAGTCAATATTGAGATCGACGGTCTATCCGTTCGGGTGAAGGGTCCCAAGGGATTATTAGAGAGACAATTTCATCCACGCATGAAAATAGTTAAAGAGGTGAATGAGATTAAAGTGGTTCCACAAGGAGAGACGAAGCTTGATAAGTCTCTTCACGGACTAACTCGAACTCTGATTGCTAACATGGTTCATGGGGTTAGTGATGGTTTTGAAAAATCATTGGAACTGGTCGGAGTTGGCTATAAGGCTCAGAAAAAAGGAGACACTTTGGTTATGAACCTCGGATTCAGTCATCCGGTGGAGATTGTTCCTCCCAGCGGAATTTCGTTTGATGTTGAAGGACAAATAATCAAAGTGAAAGGCGCCAATAAGGAACAAGTTGGGCAGGTAGCAGCTGACATTCGAAAAATTAGAAAGCCTGAACCCTATAAAGGAACAGGAATTAAGTATATTAATGAATTTGTCCGAAGAAAACAGGGGAAGACCACGGCGAAGTAA
- the ecfA1 gene encoding Energy-coupling factor transporter ATP-binding protein EcfA1 gives MIEFNGVSFWFSEEETLIEKKDEVLHNVELVIPKGEFVVLLGRNGSGKSTLAKHCNGLLLPKKGTVIVDGKNTNQSEYLWDIRQKVGLVFQNPDNQIIATTVEEDVAFGPENLGVPQDEIRKRIDQALNIVGMNDFRKKEPHLLSGGQKQRVAIAGVLAMQPEYLVLDEATSMLDPEGRSEIMSLISQLRGSITIFHITHYIEEAVDADWVIIMDQGQVVAQGKPVDIFNRRGQIYEWGLELPLVSETAWILQRRFPELFPSLPLKAEELVAALCSFV, from the coding sequence GTGATTGAATTTAATGGTGTATCCTTCTGGTTTTCTGAAGAGGAAACCTTAATAGAAAAAAAGGATGAAGTTCTTCACAATGTCGAGCTCGTTATTCCCAAGGGTGAGTTTGTTGTATTATTGGGAAGGAATGGTTCGGGAAAATCCACCTTGGCCAAGCACTGTAATGGATTATTGCTTCCTAAAAAAGGAACGGTTATTGTAGATGGGAAAAACACCAATCAATCAGAGTATTTATGGGATATTCGTCAAAAGGTTGGATTAGTTTTCCAAAATCCTGATAACCAGATTATCGCCACTACTGTTGAAGAAGATGTTGCCTTTGGACCAGAGAATCTTGGAGTACCTCAAGATGAAATACGAAAGCGGATTGATCAAGCATTAAATATAGTTGGAATGAACGATTTTCGGAAAAAAGAACCCCATCTCCTTTCTGGTGGACAAAAACAGCGAGTAGCAATTGCTGGTGTTTTGGCTATGCAACCGGAGTATTTGGTGCTTGATGAGGCAACATCAATGCTTGACCCGGAAGGCAGAAGCGAAATTATGTCGCTTATTTCTCAATTACGAGGATCAATCACTATTTTCCATATTACCCATTATATTGAAGAAGCTGTTGATGCTGATTGGGTTATTATAATGGATCAAGGTCAAGTTGTTGCTCAGGGAAAACCAGTCGATATTTTTAATCGAAGAGGACAAATTTATGAATGGGGTTTGGAGCTCCCGTTGGTATCGGAAACTGCCTGGATCCTTCAAAGGCGGTTTCCCGAGCTTTTCCCTTCGCTTCCCCTTAAAGCAGAAGAACTGGTGGCTGCCTTGTGTTCATTCGTTTAG
- the rplR gene encoding 50S ribosomal protein L18 produces the protein MPLIDKKQKRVYRHKRVRSKVKGTAERPRLCIYRSLSHIYGQIIDDDKGETLAAFSTLSAPMKTVSGTKTEKAREVGKGIAQIALQKGIKQVVFDRGGSKYHGRVRALAEGAREGGLEF, from the coding sequence ATGCCTTTGATAGATAAAAAACAAAAAAGAGTTTACCGACATAAACGAGTACGTTCAAAAGTGAAAGGAACCGCCGAACGTCCCCGACTCTGTATTTACCGGAGTTTAAGTCATATTTACGGTCAAATTATTGATGATGATAAGGGAGAAACCTTGGCGGCTTTTTCAACCCTTTCAGCACCGATGAAGACTGTCTCTGGAACCAAAACCGAGAAAGCTCGGGAAGTGGGTAAGGGGATTGCTCAAATTGCTCTTCAAAAGGGAATTAAGCAAGTGGTGTTTGACCGAGGTGGAAGTAAGTATCACGGTCGGGTTAGAGCTTTAGCTGAGGGTGCTCGAGAAGGCGGTCTTGAATTTTAA
- the rplQ gene encoding 50S ribosomal protein L17, translating to MKRGKLGRTTSHKEAMLSNLLVSLIKSGAVETTESKAKNLKPLFERIISQAIEGTNATTIQVMRWVDDKDAFKTLQRSLVPRLKDRKGGYCRIYKTRFRQGDGAPMARVEILTE from the coding sequence ATGAAAAGAGGGAAGTTGGGTCGTACCACCTCCCATAAAGAGGCTATGTTATCGAATCTTTTAGTTTCCTTGATTAAATCAGGAGCAGTGGAAACAACTGAGTCGAAAGCAAAAAACCTCAAACCGCTTTTTGAAAGAATTATATCTCAAGCAATTGAAGGAACCAATGCAACAACTATTCAAGTTATGCGCTGGGTTGATGATAAGGATGCTTTTAAGACCCTTCAAAGAAGTTTAGTACCACGTTTGAAAGATAGAAAAGGAGGATACTGTCGAATTTATAAGACCAGATTCCGCCAAGGAGACGGGGCTCCAATGGCACGGGTTGAAATACTTACTGAATAA
- the adk gene encoding Adenylate kinase: MFMVLLGPPGAGKGTQAKKIEEQYNIPQISTGDIIRLAIQSKSEWGKKAEEYVRSGELVPDEVVIGIIRERLTQNTYRNGFMLDGFPRNLEQAEALSQLLKEIGIQLNLVLYFDVDRDEVIERLSARRICEKCQTPYNMVSKPPKNDKICDICQGRVIQRPDDRPEVIMNRLNTYEQQTKPLVDYYRSQGILKIVVSKGSIDDVFQQVQKVLGTISV; encoded by the coding sequence ATGTTTATGGTGCTCCTTGGACCACCAGGGGCTGGCAAGGGAACCCAAGCGAAAAAAATAGAAGAACAATATAATATACCACAAATTTCAACTGGCGATATCATTCGGTTAGCTATTCAAAGTAAATCGGAGTGGGGAAAAAAAGCCGAAGAATACGTTCGATCTGGTGAGTTAGTACCCGATGAAGTGGTCATTGGGATTATACGGGAAAGGCTCACCCAGAACACCTACCGTAATGGTTTTATGCTTGATGGTTTCCCTCGTAATCTTGAACAAGCTGAAGCCTTGAGCCAGCTTTTAAAAGAAATAGGGATTCAGCTTAACCTGGTTTTGTATTTTGATGTGGATCGCGATGAAGTAATCGAACGGCTCTCGGCACGAAGGATCTGCGAGAAATGCCAAACTCCCTATAATATGGTTTCTAAGCCACCAAAAAACGATAAGATTTGTGATATCTGTCAAGGGCGAGTCATACAAAGACCCGATGATCGACCTGAAGTTATTATGAACCGATTGAATACTTATGAGCAACAAACCAAACCTTTGGTTGATTACTATCGTTCTCAGGGAATTCTTAAGATTGTCGTTTCTAAAGGATCGATTGACGATGTATTTCAGCAAGTTCAGAAGGTTTTGGGGACGATATCAGTATGA
- the map gene encoding Methionine aminopeptidase 1, which yields MSIFLRESDLNSMRQSGKILADTIKEAKKYILPGMKTAFIDEIVEKFIVQRGARPAFKGYRGFPASLCISINEQVVHGIPGERVIQDGDLVSVDIGVEYQGYYTDAAFSVVAGNSNGIAYQLVKVAKESLFEGIRKAKAGNRIGDVSNAIQKYIEKNNFSVVRDFVGHGLGLSLHEEPQIPNFGPKNQGPLIKKGMVLAIEPMVNEKGFQVQILDDGWTVVTRDQGLSAHYEHTVLITEDGPEILTMDRRGDE from the coding sequence ATGAGTATTTTTCTTCGGGAAAGTGATCTCAATTCCATGCGGCAGAGTGGTAAGATTTTAGCCGATACCATAAAAGAAGCAAAAAAATATATCCTACCAGGAATGAAGACCGCTTTTATTGATGAAATAGTTGAAAAGTTTATCGTTCAAAGAGGCGCAAGACCTGCTTTTAAAGGATATCGTGGTTTTCCGGCTTCGCTATGTATTTCTATCAATGAACAGGTGGTACATGGTATTCCGGGAGAAAGGGTTATCCAAGATGGTGATCTGGTAAGCGTGGATATTGGAGTTGAATACCAAGGATATTATACCGATGCTGCTTTTAGTGTCGTAGCTGGCAATAGCAATGGTATAGCTTATCAGCTGGTTAAGGTTGCCAAGGAATCCCTTTTTGAAGGAATACGTAAAGCGAAAGCGGGAAATCGCATAGGAGATGTATCCAATGCGATTCAAAAATACATTGAAAAAAATAATTTTTCGGTCGTTCGGGATTTTGTTGGTCATGGATTAGGTCTTTCCCTTCACGAAGAACCTCAAATACCAAATTTCGGACCAAAAAATCAGGGTCCGTTGATAAAAAAGGGAATGGTATTGGCCATTGAACCCATGGTCAACGAAAAAGGTTTTCAAGTACAAATATTAGACGACGGTTGGACAGTTGTCACTCGCGATCAAGGGCTTTCAGCTCATTATGAACATACGGTTCTAATAACCGAAGATGGACCGGAGATATTGACCATGGATAGGAGAGGGGATGAATAG
- the rpsK gene encoding 30S ribosomal protein S11: MVKRAKGKRKEKKVVREGIAHIKSTFNNTIVSISDRQGNVISWATSGGSGFKGTKKGTPFAAQLAAETAAKKAMDQGLREIEVLVKGPGSGRETAIRSLQATGLVIKSIKDVTPIPHNGCRPPKQRRV, encoded by the coding sequence TTGGTTAAAAGAGCAAAAGGGAAACGTAAAGAAAAAAAGGTGGTTCGTGAAGGAATCGCCCATATCAAATCGACATTTAATAATACAATAGTTTCAATTAGCGATAGACAGGGAAATGTCATCTCTTGGGCAACATCAGGAGGAAGTGGTTTTAAGGGGACCAAAAAGGGAACTCCCTTTGCAGCTCAATTAGCTGCTGAAACAGCTGCAAAAAAAGCCATGGATCAAGGCTTAAGAGAAATAGAGGTTTTGGTGAAGGGACCTGGATCAGGGCGTGAAACGGCTATTCGTTCATTGCAAGCGACTGGTTTGGTCATAAAATCAATTAAAGATGTGACTCCAATTCCTCACAATGGTTGCCGACCACCCAAGCAAAGAAGGGTTTAA
- the ecfA2 gene encoding Energy-coupling factor transporter ATP-binding protein EcfA2 has product MFIRLENVYYSYFQHTPFEVQALKNVTLTIDRGESVGIIGRTGCGKSTLIQHFNALLFPTQGFVMIDGDKIQKKGSQLRGIRKKIGLVFQYPEHQIFEETVFDEVAFGPRNNGVGGEELEETVKWALESVGLDYQELHKKNPFELSGGQMRRVAIASILSMRPEALILDEPTAGLDPEGKRLILRKLKDLREENQTTLVFVSHSMDDLAMIAERIIVMDQGTIGLDGSVRHIFSQGKILDQYGIKPPTTARIAELLRKKGFDIEEGILTAQELSEQIEEKILKGGSH; this is encoded by the coding sequence GTGTTCATTCGTTTAGAAAACGTCTATTACAGTTATTTCCAGCATACCCCTTTTGAAGTTCAAGCCCTTAAGAATGTCACTCTTACTATTGATAGGGGAGAGTCAGTAGGTATTATTGGAAGGACTGGCTGTGGAAAGTCCACTCTCATTCAGCATTTTAACGCTCTTCTTTTTCCCACTCAAGGATTCGTTATGATTGACGGTGATAAAATCCAAAAAAAAGGTTCCCAGCTTAGGGGGATTAGAAAAAAAATCGGCTTAGTATTTCAATATCCTGAACATCAAATTTTTGAAGAAACGGTTTTTGACGAGGTTGCTTTCGGACCTCGAAATAACGGTGTGGGTGGTGAAGAGTTAGAAGAAACAGTAAAATGGGCTTTGGAAAGTGTTGGTTTGGATTACCAGGAACTGCATAAAAAGAATCCTTTTGAATTAAGTGGAGGCCAGATGAGACGAGTTGCCATTGCCAGCATTTTGTCAATGCGACCCGAAGCCTTAATTTTAGATGAGCCGACGGCTGGACTTGATCCGGAAGGGAAAAGATTAATTCTGAGGAAACTGAAAGATCTTCGAGAGGAAAACCAAACAACCCTGGTATTCGTTTCACATAGCATGGATGACTTGGCCATGATAGCGGAAAGAATAATTGTGATGGACCAGGGAACTATTGGATTAGATGGCTCAGTACGTCATATATTTTCTCAAGGAAAAATTCTGGATCAATATGGAATAAAACCACCTACTACTGCTCGAATAGCTGAATTGCTGCGGAAAAAAGGATTTGATATTGAAGAGGGGATTTTAACTGCTCAGGAATTATCTGAGCAAATTGAAGAAAAGATATTAAAAGGAGGAAGCCATTAA
- the rpsZ gene encoding 30S ribosomal protein S14 type Z has translation MARKAKIVRNQQQLKYKNRYRNRCALCGRSRGYLRDFGMCRICFRSLANKGEIPGVTKSSW, from the coding sequence ATGGCTCGAAAGGCCAAAATTGTTCGAAACCAACAACAATTAAAATATAAAAATCGATACCGAAATCGTTGCGCCTTGTGTGGCCGGTCCCGAGGATATTTACGGGATTTTGGCATGTGTCGAATCTGTTTCCGGTCCCTGGCTAATAAGGGAGAAATACCCGGTGTTACCAAATCGAGTTGGTAG
- the rpsH gene encoding 30S ribosomal protein S8 — MAHTDPIADMLTRIRNSLKARENSVVIPYSKLKGELARILKEEGYIQNYKIVARENKSSDMIIDLKYGMKKERIINGLKRISKPGLRIYAGKDEIPVLLGGMGTVIVSTSQGIMTGKTAKKSGVGGEVICYIW, encoded by the coding sequence ATGGCACATACTGATCCTATTGCTGATATGCTTACCCGTATACGGAATTCTCTAAAGGCGCGAGAAAATTCTGTGGTGATACCTTATTCGAAGCTAAAAGGAGAATTAGCCCGCATTTTAAAAGAAGAAGGATATATACAAAACTATAAAATAGTAGCTCGTGAGAATAAGTCAAGTGATATGATAATTGATCTGAAATATGGAATGAAAAAAGAGCGAATTATCAATGGTTTAAAAAGAATCAGTAAACCAGGTTTACGGATTTATGCAGGAAAAGATGAAATACCCGTTCTCTTGGGTGGGATGGGAACGGTAATCGTATCGACCTCACAGGGAATTATGACTGGAAAAACCGCAAAAAAATCAGGAGTTGGCGGAGAGGTCATCTGTTATATATGGTAG
- the rpsM gene encoding 30S ribosomal protein S13 — protein sequence MARIAGVDLPNSKRIETALTYIYGIGSVLAKKIIEETQIDPSIRVKDLTDEQLNKLQKAVEKYPVEGELRSQVSQNIKRLISIGAYRGIRHRRGMPVRGQRTRTNARSRKGSRRTVGISRKK from the coding sequence ATGGCTCGAATTGCTGGAGTCGATTTACCGAACAGCAAAAGAATAGAAACAGCGTTAACGTATATTTATGGCATTGGGTCAGTGCTTGCGAAAAAAATTATTGAAGAAACCCAGATTGATCCGAGTATTCGGGTGAAAGACTTAACCGATGAACAATTGAATAAACTGCAAAAAGCAGTTGAGAAATACCCGGTTGAGGGTGAATTGCGTTCTCAGGTATCCCAAAATATAAAACGGTTAATTTCTATTGGCGCTTATCGAGGGATAAGACATCGGCGGGGTATGCCAGTTCGTGGTCAAAGAACGAGAACGAATGCCCGTTCTCGTAAGGGATCAAGACGAACAGTTGGGATAAGCCGAAAGAAGTAA
- the rpoA gene encoding DNA-directed RNA polymerase subunit alpha: MPDIKEMMKFETIELREDRITRAHYGKFSIEPLESGWGVTLGNAIRRVLLSSMEGAAVTSVEIDNVIHEFSSLPGMREDITDLLLNIKGIVLSSSSPEEEVLRIDVRGNEDSDLPRRVTARDIQPNPNVEIINPDHYLAELNHEGQLAMTLYVNHGKGYQETSEKIARDYRNIQIDAIFTPVRKVNYSIVDTRVGQFTNFDKLVLEIWTNGSILPQEALKKSLDLLVGEITYIYGLVKESMSDDLATPVDVALEENEMGEDKLIEELELSVRAYNCLKRARINTLRELLEIINQRPEDLKKIKNLGQKTYEEIVEKVEKLGFELNKVDVNEVNNQ; the protein is encoded by the coding sequence ATGCCCGATATTAAGGAAATGATGAAATTTGAAACAATTGAGCTTCGTGAGGATCGGATTACCCGAGCTCATTATGGAAAGTTTTCCATAGAACCATTAGAATCAGGATGGGGTGTGACCCTGGGGAATGCCATTCGGCGTGTCCTTCTCTCTTCTATGGAAGGGGCAGCGGTTACCTCGGTAGAGATCGATAATGTTATTCACGAGTTTTCTTCTCTTCCGGGAATGAGGGAGGATATTACCGATCTTCTCCTCAACATTAAAGGCATAGTGCTTTCTTCATCATCACCAGAAGAAGAAGTGCTAAGAATTGATGTAAGGGGAAATGAGGATTCCGACCTTCCTCGGCGAGTGACAGCTCGGGACATTCAACCCAATCCGAATGTCGAGATTATTAATCCAGATCATTATTTAGCCGAGTTGAATCACGAAGGACAACTGGCGATGACTCTTTATGTCAATCACGGTAAGGGGTATCAGGAGACTTCGGAAAAGATTGCACGCGATTATCGGAATATTCAAATTGATGCAATTTTTACCCCGGTTAGAAAAGTAAATTATAGTATAGTTGATACACGGGTTGGTCAGTTCACCAACTTTGATAAGCTTGTTCTGGAAATTTGGACCAACGGATCTATCCTTCCTCAAGAAGCTTTAAAAAAATCTCTTGATTTGTTGGTTGGTGAAATTACTTATATTTATGGCTTGGTTAAGGAAAGTATGTCAGATGATTTAGCTACTCCAGTTGATGTCGCTTTAGAGGAGAATGAAATGGGAGAAGACAAGCTAATTGAAGAGTTAGAATTATCGGTTCGAGCTTATAATTGTTTAAAACGTGCTCGAATTAATACTCTTCGTGAACTTTTGGAAATCATTAACCAACGCCCAGAAGATTTAAAGAAAATCAAAAACTTAGGTCAAAAAACCTATGAAGAGATTGTTGAGAAGGTTGAAAAACTTGGTTTCGAACTCAATAAAGTAGATGTAAATGAGGTGAACAACCAATGA
- the infA gene encoding Translation initiation factor IF-1, producing the protein MAKEEFIEVIGTVVEPLPNAMFRVELESGKVILAHISGKMRMHYIRILPGDKVTIQISKYDPTKGRITYRHK; encoded by the coding sequence ATGGCCAAAGAAGAATTTATTGAAGTGATTGGTACAGTAGTCGAACCCTTACCCAACGCTATGTTCAGGGTGGAGTTGGAAAGTGGAAAAGTTATATTAGCCCATATTTCAGGAAAAATGAGAATGCACTATATTCGAATCTTACCGGGAGATAAGGTCACAATTCAAATTTCCAAGTACGATCCAACCAAGGGACGAATTACTTATCGCCATAAATAA
- a CDS encoding preprotein translocase subunit SecY → MWESLLKLFRIPDLKKRVIFTLLMLVIFRVGAHVPVPGIDPQALANVFSRGGLLSFLDMFAGGALSRFSILALGIMPYINASIIFQLLTSVVPKLEELAKSGEEGRDKIAQYTRWGTILLATVQGFGITVWLESMGVVFTPGIPYRITVILTLTAGSMFLMWLGELVSDYGIGNGISLIIFAGIVARIIPQMVSTVALIRVGEINPIMFILNLVFWVLIIAFVVLFQEAQRRIPVQYAKRVVGRRMYGGQSTHIPIRIIQGGVIPIIFASSILLFPATLAQFFQGSAFMKSIADALTPNSPLYLTIYAALIIFFTFFYTAVTFNPMELADNMKKYGGFIPGIRPGRPTVEYLDRSLSRITLWGALFLMVVAVLPDLLVRVTNVTTLYFGGTGIIIMVGVAIETVRQLEAQLLMRHYEGFIKK, encoded by the coding sequence ATGTGGGAATCGTTGCTCAAGCTTTTTAGAATACCAGATCTTAAAAAGAGAGTTATATTCACTCTCCTCATGCTGGTTATTTTTCGAGTTGGAGCTCATGTCCCAGTTCCGGGTATTGATCCCCAAGCACTGGCGAATGTTTTTTCTCGAGGTGGTTTATTGAGTTTTTTGGATATGTTTGCCGGAGGAGCGCTAAGCCGTTTTTCCATCTTGGCACTAGGTATCATGCCCTATATTAATGCATCGATTATTTTTCAGCTTTTAACCTCGGTAGTTCCTAAGCTGGAAGAACTTGCCAAGAGCGGCGAAGAGGGTCGTGATAAGATTGCTCAGTATACCCGATGGGGGACTATTCTTCTGGCAACAGTGCAAGGCTTTGGTATTACCGTTTGGTTGGAAAGTATGGGCGTGGTATTTACTCCGGGAATTCCTTATCGAATTACAGTTATTTTGACCCTCACCGCAGGAAGTATGTTTCTGATGTGGTTGGGAGAATTGGTATCAGACTATGGTATTGGCAATGGAATATCTTTAATTATATTTGCCGGTATTGTGGCTCGAATTATCCCACAAATGGTGAGTACTGTAGCATTAATTCGGGTTGGTGAAATCAATCCGATAATGTTTATTCTCAATTTGGTGTTTTGGGTTCTCATCATTGCCTTTGTTGTCTTGTTTCAGGAGGCTCAAAGAAGGATACCAGTTCAATATGCAAAAAGAGTAGTGGGACGAAGAATGTATGGTGGGCAGAGTACTCATATCCCCATTCGGATAATCCAGGGAGGAGTTATTCCCATTATTTTTGCATCTTCGATTCTTCTCTTCCCGGCGACTTTAGCTCAATTTTTCCAAGGTTCGGCTTTTATGAAATCAATCGCCGATGCTTTGACTCCAAATTCGCCATTATATTTGACGATTTATGCAGCGTTAATCATATTTTTTACTTTCTTTTATACAGCGGTTACTTTCAACCCGATGGAATTAGCTGATAACATGAAAAAGTATGGTGGTTTTATACCTGGTATCCGACCTGGTCGACCGACTGTAGAATACCTCGATCGATCATTATCGCGGATTACCTTATGGGGAGCTCTCTTTTTGATGGTTGTTGCCGTTCTGCCTGATTTGCTGGTAAGAGTTACTAATGTGACTACCCTGTATTTTGGTGGAACAGGAATTATCATCATGGTCGGAGTAGCTATTGAAACCGTGAGACAGTTAGAAGCACAGCTTCTTATGCGACATTACGAAGGATTTATTAAAAAATAA